Proteins encoded by one window of Canis lupus dingo isolate Sandy chromosome 22, ASM325472v2, whole genome shotgun sequence:
- the COG3 gene encoding conserved oligomeric Golgi complex subunit 3 isoform X3 has product MRDYLSGFQEQCDAILNDVNNALQHLESLQKQYLFVSNKTGTLHEACEQLLKEQSELVDLAENIQQKLSYFNELETINTKLNSPTLSVNSEGFIPMLAKLDDCITYISSHPNFKDYPVYLLKFKQCLSKALHLMKTYTINTLQNLTNQLLKRDPASIPNADNAFTLFYVKFRAAAPKVRTLIEQIEQRSEKIPEYQQLLNDIHQCYLDQRELLLGPSITCTVTELTSQNNRDHCALIRSGCAFMVHVCQDEHQLYNEFFTKPTSKLDELLEKLCVSLYDVFRPLIIHVIHLETLSELCGILKNEVLEDHVQNNAEQLGAFAAGVKQMLEDVQERLVYRTHIYIQTDITGYKPAPGDLAYPDKLVMMEQIARSLKDEQKKVPSEASFSDVRLEETESNNLTKSGSTESLNPRPQTTISPADLHGMWYPTVRRTLVCLSKLYRCIDRAVFQGLSQEALSACIQSLLGASESISKNKTQIDGQLFLIKHLLILREQIAPFHTEFTIKEISLDLKKTRDAAFKILNPMTVPRFFRLNSNNALIEFLLEGTPEIREHYLDSKKDVDRHLKSACEQFIQQQTKLFVEQLEEFMTKVSALKTMASQGGPKYTLSQQPWAQPAKVSDLVTSVYKTIKAKLPLTLRSMSLYLSNKDTEFILFKPVRNNIQQVFQKFHVLLKEEFSPEDVQIIACPSMEQLNLLLSVCK; this is encoded by the exons ATGAGGGATTACTTGTCTGGGTTTCAGGAGCAGTGTGATGCTATATTGAATGATGTAAACAACGCTCTTCAGCATCTGGAATCATTGCAGAAACAGTATCTTTTTGTGTCCAATAAGACAGGAACCCTACATGAAGCCTGTGAACAGCTCCTAAAAGAACAG tcGGAACTTGTTGATCTGGCTGAAAACATTCAACAAAAGCTTTCCTATTTTAATGAATTGGAAACTATTAACACA aaattgaattctcCTACGTTGTCTGTTAATAGTGAAGGATTTATACCTATGCTGGCCAAGTTAGATGATTGTATAACATATATCTCATCACAT ccaaattttaaagattatccTGTATATTTGCTGAAGTTTAAGCAATGTCTTTCTAAAGCTTTGCATCTTATGAAGACCTACACTATAAACACACTACAAAACCTCACAAATCAGTTATTAAAAAGG GATCCTGCATCTATACCTAATGCAGACAATGCctttacattattttatgtgaaatttcgAGCTGCTGCTCCCAAAGTCAGA acTCTTATTGAACAAATAGAACAGCGATCTGAAAAAATACCTGA ATACCAACAACTGCTAAATGACATCCATCAGTGTTACCTTGACCAGCGGGAGCTCCTTTTGGGCCCTAGTATCACTTGTACCGTAACAGAGTTAACAAGCCAGAATAATAGAGATCATTGTGCCTTG ATTCGCAGTGGCTGTGCCTTTATGGTCCATGTATGCCAGGATGAGCACCAACTTTACAATGAATTTTTCACAAAACCAACATCAAAATTAGA tgAACTTTTGGAGAAACTCTGTGTGTCATTGTATGATGTCTTCAGGCCATTGATCATTCATGTTATTCACTTAGAGACTCTGTCGGAACTTTGTGGAATTCTTAAAAATGAGGTGCTTGAAGATCATGTACAGAACAATG CTGAACAACTGGGAGCATTTGCAGCTGGAGTAAAACAGATGTTAGAAGATGTCCAAGAGCGCCTCGTCTACAGAACTCATATCTACATTCAGACAGACATCACAGGGTACAAACCTGCTCCTGGAGATCTGGCTTATCCTGACAAGTTGGTGATGATGGAG CAAATTGCAAGGAGTTTAAAAGATGAGCAGAAGAAGGTACCTTCAGAAGCTTCATTTTCAGATGTTCGGTTAGAGGAAACGGAGTCTAATAATCTAACAAAATCTG GTTCAACAGAATCCCTCAATCCTAGACCACAGACCACAATTTCTCCAGCAGACCTTCATGGAATGTGGTATCCTACAGTTCGAAGAACTCTTGTGTGTCTCTCCAAATTGTACAGATGTATAGAT AGGGCAGTGTTCCAAGGATTATCACAGGAAGCCTTGTCTGCCTGCATTCAGTCATTGCTTGGAGCATCAGAGTCCATCAGCAAAAACAAG ACTCAGATTGATGGACAACTTTTCTTAATTAAGCACCTTTTGATTCTTCGTGAACAAATTGCTCCATTTCATACTGAATTCACCATTAAGGAAATTTCCCTGGACCTCAAGAAAACTAGAG ATGCTGCATTTAAAATCCTGAACCCTATGACTGTTCCGAGATTTTTTAGGCTGAATAGCAACAATGCCTTGATAGAGTTCTTGTTGGAG GGTACTCCTGAGATAAGAGAACATTATCTTGACTCTAAAAAAGATGTAGACCGTCATCTGAAATCGGCCTGTGAGCAGTTTATTCAGCAACAGACCAAGCTGTTTGTAGAGCAGCTGGAGGAGTTCATGACAAAG GTTTCGGCATTAAAGACGATGGCCAGTCAGGGTGGACCCAAGTATACCCTTTCACAGCAGCCTTGGGCACAGCCAG CAAAGGTCAGTGACCTTGTAACAAGTGTCTACAAGACAATAAAAGCAAAGCTGCCTCTGACTTTGAGAAGTATGTCGTTGTACCTATCCAATAAAGACACAGAGTTCATCTTGTTTAAACCCGTTAGG